From the genome of Lysobacterales bacterium, one region includes:
- a CDS encoding pyrroloquinoline quinone-dependent dehydrogenase: protein MAGLVVVLTAAWSLMEIHGKGWMPSWGFDLAGRAGLLAGLVLAMALAATGLRDRRASAPRRPGRGGALLALASLAVAATLVPMARLASGPGTGASLGNAPAPTPAQGGIEEADRAAGTRAGMPAVEPPAQGPQAEAALAAAAATETDRDSEAGSDDEANAEPAPATIGRAGLLRDAGEWTAFGGSNLGQRWSPAALITTDNVASLERAWEFRTGDEPPSDRVFYAFQNTPLKIDDSLYVCSPSSQVFALDPATGAQQWHFDPQVPAIAMEPLFSVACRAVGWHQRDDDGGACPRRVLVTTPDARLIALDAGTGRPCAGFGDEGTVDLGEGMANQAPGFSSSTSGPAVVGDLVVIGQQVSDNQRRDAPSGVVRAYDAVDGRLRWAFDAERADRPGEPLAPGEIWPRGTPNVWTVVSADESLGLVYLATGNPANDHHGGDRSPAEEEFTAAVVAVDAATGALRWHFRTMDHDLWDYDLGAQPTVMDLDIDGATRRVVVQATKTGAIFVLDAATGEPLRPVERVPAPQGAIDGDWTAPDQPLSPYYPNFAGAPGPAPERIDERHAFGLTPLDALYCRLQFRRMRYEGVFTPPTDQGLGMLLFPGTIGGPNWGGISVDPLRQIMVTNHSRLPNRVQLYPREAVDDLPIGDGGARPDQVIAPQAGSPYGVDRPMWLSPLGVPCLSPPWGYLAATDLRSGALLWSQPLGTGYDTGPLGIPTRLKIRIGTPNIGGAVTTAGGLTFIAAAQDDFLRAFETATGTLRWDGRLPAGAQAGPMTYEHGGRQYVVIAAGGHARLETRAGDSVVAFALPVAGE from the coding sequence ATGGCCGGGCTGGTCGTCGTGCTGACCGCTGCCTGGTCGCTGATGGAGATCCATGGCAAGGGCTGGATGCCGTCCTGGGGCTTCGACCTGGCCGGGCGTGCGGGCCTGCTGGCCGGCCTGGTGCTGGCGATGGCGCTGGCGGCGACCGGCCTCCGCGATCGCCGCGCGTCTGCCCCTCGCCGGCCCGGCCGCGGCGGCGCGCTGCTGGCGCTGGCGAGCCTGGCGGTCGCCGCGACCCTGGTGCCGATGGCGCGTCTGGCCAGCGGCCCGGGGACCGGTGCCTCTCTTGGAAACGCACCGGCGCCCACGCCGGCGCAAGGCGGCATCGAGGAGGCCGACCGCGCGGCAGGGACGCGTGCCGGGATGCCCGCGGTCGAGCCCCCGGCGCAAGGCCCGCAGGCGGAAGCCGCGCTTGCCGCCGCCGCGGCAACGGAAACGGATCGTGACAGCGAAGCCGGTTCCGACGACGAGGCGAACGCCGAGCCTGCCCCTGCCACCATCGGTCGTGCCGGCCTGCTGCGCGACGCCGGCGAATGGACCGCCTTCGGCGGTTCGAACCTCGGCCAGCGCTGGTCGCCGGCGGCGCTCATCACCACGGACAATGTCGCCTCCCTGGAACGCGCCTGGGAATTCCGCACCGGCGACGAACCCCCATCGGACCGCGTGTTCTACGCTTTCCAGAACACGCCGCTGAAGATCGACGACAGCCTCTACGTCTGCTCGCCCAGCAGCCAGGTGTTCGCGCTCGACCCGGCCACCGGCGCGCAGCAATGGCACTTCGACCCGCAGGTCCCGGCGATCGCCATGGAACCGCTGTTCTCCGTCGCCTGCCGCGCGGTGGGCTGGCACCAGCGCGACGACGATGGCGGCGCCTGTCCTCGCCGCGTGCTGGTCACCACCCCCGATGCCCGCCTGATCGCCCTCGATGCCGGCACCGGCCGGCCCTGCGCGGGATTCGGCGATGAGGGCACCGTCGACCTTGGCGAGGGCATGGCCAACCAGGCCCCCGGTTTTTCCTCGTCGACCTCGGGGCCGGCCGTGGTCGGCGACCTGGTGGTGATCGGCCAGCAGGTCAGCGACAACCAGCGCCGCGATGCGCCGTCGGGCGTGGTGCGCGCCTACGATGCCGTCGACGGCCGCCTGCGCTGGGCCTTCGATGCCGAGCGCGCCGACCGCCCCGGCGAGCCGCTGGCACCCGGCGAGATCTGGCCGCGCGGCACGCCCAACGTCTGGACCGTGGTCTCCGCGGACGAGTCGCTGGGACTGGTCTACCTGGCCACCGGCAACCCCGCCAACGACCACCATGGCGGCGACCGCAGTCCCGCCGAGGAGGAGTTCACCGCGGCCGTGGTCGCGGTCGACGCCGCCACCGGTGCACTGCGCTGGCACTTCCGCACCATGGACCACGACCTGTGGGACTACGACCTGGGCGCGCAGCCGACGGTCATGGACCTGGACATCGACGGCGCGACCCGCCGCGTCGTCGTGCAGGCCACCAAGACCGGCGCGATCTTCGTGCTCGACGCCGCGACCGGCGAACCGCTGCGTCCGGTGGAACGCGTCCCGGCGCCGCAGGGCGCCATCGACGGCGACTGGACCGCGCCCGACCAGCCGCTCAGCCCGTACTACCCGAACTTCGCCGGCGCCCCCGGTCCGGCGCCGGAGCGCATCGACGAGCGCCATGCCTTCGGCCTGACGCCGCTGGACGCCCTGTACTGCCGCCTGCAGTTCAGGCGCATGCGCTACGAAGGCGTCTTCACGCCGCCCACCGACCAGGGCCTGGGCATGCTGCTGTTCCCGGGCACCATCGGCGGTCCCAACTGGGGCGGCATCTCGGTCGACCCGCTGCGGCAGATCATGGTCACCAATCACAGCCGCCTGCCCAACCGGGTGCAGCTGTACCCGCGCGAGGCGGTCGACGATCTGCCGATCGGCGATGGCGGCGCGCGCCCCGACCAGGTGATCGCTCCCCAGGCCGGCTCGCCGTACGGCGTCGACCGGCCGATGTGGCTGTCACCGCTGGGCGTGCCGTGCCTGTCGCCGCCCTGGGGCTACCTGGCCGCCACCGACCTGCGCAGCGGCGCCCTGCTGTGGAGCCAGCCGCTGGGCACCGGTTACGACACCGGCCCGCTGGGCATCCCGACCCGCCTGAAGATCCGCATCGGCACGCCGAACATCGGCGGCGCGGTGACCACCGCCGGCGGGCTGACCTTCATCGCCGCCGCCCAGGACGACTTCCTGCGCGCCTTCGAGACCGCCACAGGGACACTGCGCTGGGATGGCCGCCTGCCGGCCGGCGCCCAGGCCGGGCCGATGACCTACGAGCACGGTGGCCGCCAGTACGTGGTGATCGCCGCCGGCGGCCATGCCCGGCTGGAGACCCGCGCCGGCGACAGCGTGGTGGCCTTCGCCCTGCCCGTGGCCGGCGAATGA
- the acnA gene encoding aconitate hydratase AcnA, with the protein MTDSFATRATLDVAGKTYTFHSLARLGERFDISRLPFSMKILLENLLRNEDGGMTVGPEHIEAVAKWDPAREPDTEIAFMPARVVLQDFTGVPCVVDLAAMRDAVVRLGGKASQINPLIPSELVIDHSVQVDAFGTPQALDINGRIEFERNAERYSFLRWGQKAFDNFKVVPPNTGIVHQVNLEHLARVVMTREVDGTLMAFPDTVFGTDSHTTMINGIGVLGWGVGGIEAEAAMLGQPSSMLIPQVVGFKLTGRLPEGATATDLVLTVTQMLRKHGVVGKFVEFFGDGLDHLPLADRATIANMAPEYGATCGIFPIDDEALGYLRLSGRDEHQIALVEAYAKAQGLWRTAAEASYSSVLHLDMGSVLPSLAGPKRPQDRVLLSDVKDNFRENLGPLTTVREKRTTEEARFVDEGGGAAVGNRETVLSSGCTEIEIAGQKVQLRDGAVVIAAITSCTNTSNPAVMLGAGLLARNAVKRGLKVKPWVKTSLGPGSLVVTDYLKKAGVMDDLEALGFHVVGYGCTTCIGNSGPLPTEVSAGVAQGDLVVASVLSGNRNFEGRVHAEVKMNYLASPPLVVAYALAGSVDIDLSREPIGQDSAGQDVFLRDIWPSNKEIGDTIAATIGPEMFAANYADVFRGDSRWNQIASPEGEKFEWDGASTYIKNPPYFDGMTMEVGAIADIHGARCLALLGDSITTDHISPAGNIKKDSPAGRFLVERGVQPADFNSYGSRRGNDDVMVRGTFANIRIRNQMLDGVEGGYTRHVPSGEQLAIYDAAMRYQAEGTPLVVLAGKEYGTGSSRDWAAKGTNLLGVKAVIAESYERIHRSNLVGMGVLPLSFMDGENAATLGLTGGEQFDITGLDDGRGKVAQVTATAANGDVRRFQARVLLLTPKEVEYFRHGGILHYVLRQLARGREV; encoded by the coding sequence ATGACCGATTCCTTCGCCACGCGCGCCACCCTCGACGTCGCCGGCAAGACCTACACCTTCCATTCGCTGGCCAGGCTGGGCGAGCGATTCGACATCTCCCGGCTGCCGTTCTCGATGAAGATCCTGCTCGAGAACCTGCTGCGCAACGAGGACGGCGGCATGACCGTCGGTCCCGAGCACATCGAGGCGGTGGCGAAGTGGGACCCGGCGCGCGAGCCCGACACCGAGATCGCCTTCATGCCGGCGCGCGTGGTCCTGCAGGACTTCACCGGCGTTCCCTGCGTGGTCGACCTCGCCGCCATGCGCGACGCCGTGGTCCGCCTCGGCGGCAAGGCCAGCCAGATCAACCCGCTGATCCCCTCCGAGCTGGTCATCGACCACTCCGTGCAGGTCGACGCCTTCGGCACGCCGCAGGCGCTGGACATCAACGGCCGCATCGAGTTCGAGCGCAACGCCGAGCGCTACAGCTTCCTGCGCTGGGGCCAGAAGGCGTTCGACAACTTCAAGGTGGTGCCGCCGAACACCGGCATCGTCCACCAGGTCAACCTCGAGCACCTGGCGCGGGTGGTGATGACCCGCGAGGTCGACGGCACGCTGATGGCGTTCCCGGACACCGTGTTCGGCACCGACAGCCACACCACGATGATCAACGGCATCGGCGTGCTCGGCTGGGGCGTCGGCGGCATCGAGGCCGAGGCCGCCATGCTCGGCCAGCCCAGCTCGATGCTGATCCCGCAGGTGGTCGGCTTCAAGCTGACCGGCCGCCTGCCGGAAGGCGCCACCGCCACCGACCTGGTGCTGACCGTCACCCAGATGCTGCGCAAGCACGGCGTGGTCGGCAAGTTCGTCGAGTTCTTCGGCGACGGCCTGGACCATCTGCCGCTGGCCGACCGCGCCACCATCGCCAACATGGCGCCCGAATACGGCGCCACCTGCGGCATCTTCCCGATCGACGACGAGGCGCTGGGTTATCTGCGCCTGTCAGGTCGCGACGAGCACCAGATCGCGCTGGTCGAGGCCTACGCCAAGGCCCAGGGGCTGTGGCGCACCGCCGCCGAGGCCAGCTACAGCAGCGTCCTGCACCTCGACATGGGCAGCGTCCTGCCCTCCCTGGCCGGTCCCAAGCGGCCGCAGGACCGGGTGCTGCTGTCCGACGTCAAGGACAACTTCCGCGAGAACCTGGGGCCGCTGACCACCGTGCGCGAGAAGCGCACCACCGAGGAGGCGCGCTTCGTGGACGAAGGCGGCGGCGCCGCGGTCGGCAACCGCGAGACCGTGCTGTCCTCGGGCTGCACCGAGATCGAGATCGCCGGCCAGAAGGTCCAGCTGCGCGACGGCGCGGTGGTGATCGCGGCGATCACCTCCTGCACCAACACCTCGAACCCGGCGGTGATGCTGGGCGCCGGCCTGCTCGCCCGCAACGCCGTCAAGCGCGGCCTCAAGGTCAAGCCCTGGGTGAAGACCTCGCTGGGGCCGGGCTCCCTGGTAGTCACCGATTACCTGAAGAAGGCCGGCGTCATGGACGACCTGGAGGCGCTGGGCTTCCACGTGGTCGGCTACGGCTGCACCACCTGCATCGGCAACTCCGGCCCGCTGCCCACCGAGGTCAGCGCCGGCGTCGCCCAGGGCGACCTGGTGGTCGCCTCGGTGCTGTCGGGCAACCGCAACTTCGAGGGTCGCGTGCACGCCGAGGTCAAGATGAATTACCTGGCCTCGCCGCCCCTGGTCGTGGCCTATGCCCTGGCCGGCAGCGTCGACATCGACCTCAGCCGCGAGCCGATCGGCCAGGACAGCGCCGGGCAGGACGTGTTCCTGCGCGACATCTGGCCGAGCAACAAGGAGATCGGCGACACCATCGCGGCCACCATCGGCCCGGAGATGTTCGCCGCCAACTACGCCGACGTGTTCCGCGGCGACAGCCGCTGGAACCAGATCGCCTCGCCCGAGGGCGAGAAGTTCGAGTGGGATGGCGCTTCCACCTACATCAAGAACCCGCCCTACTTCGACGGCATGACCATGGAGGTCGGCGCGATCGCCGACATCCACGGCGCCCGCTGCCTGGCCCTGCTCGGCGACTCGATCACCACCGACCACATCTCGCCGGCCGGAAACATCAAGAAGGACTCCCCGGCCGGGCGCTTCCTGGTGGAGCGTGGCGTGCAGCCGGCCGACTTCAACAGCTACGGCAGCCGGCGCGGCAACGACGACGTGATGGTGCGCGGCACCTTCGCCAACATCCGCATCCGCAACCAGATGCTGGACGGCGTCGAGGGCGGCTACACCCGCCACGTGCCGAGCGGCGAGCAACTGGCCATCTACGACGCCGCCATGCGCTACCAGGCCGAGGGCACACCGCTGGTGGTGCTCGCCGGCAAGGAGTACGGCACCGGCTCGTCGCGCGACTGGGCGGCCAAGGGCACCAACCTGCTGGGCGTCAAGGCGGTGATCGCCGAGAGCTACGAGCGCATCCACCGCTCCAACCTGGTCGGCATGGGCGTGCTGCCGCTGTCCTTCATGGACGGAGAGAACGCCGCGACCCTGGGCCTGACCGGTGGCGAGCAGTTCGACATCACCGGGCTGGACGACGGCCGCGGCAAGGTCGCCCAGGTCACCGCCACCGCCGCCAACGGCGATGTCCGCCGCTTCCAGGCCCGCGTGCTGCTGCTGACGCCGAAGGAGGTGGAGTACTTCCGCCACGGCGGCATCCTGCACTACGTCCTCCGCCAACTGGCCCGCGGCCGCGAGGTCTGA
- the infA gene encoding translation initiation factor IF-1: protein MSKDDQIEMEGQVIETLPNTTFRVKLDNGHVVTAHISGRMRKHYIRILTGDRVKIEMTPYDLSKGRITYRMK, encoded by the coding sequence ATGTCGAAAGACGATCAGATCGAAATGGAAGGCCAGGTCATCGAGACCTTGCCCAACACCACCTTCCGCGTGAAGCTCGACAACGGCCATGTGGTGACCGCCCACATCTCCGGCCGCATGCGCAAGCACTACATCCGCATCCTGACTGGCGACCGCGTCAAGATCGAGATGACCCCCTACGACCTCAGCAAGGGTCGCATCACCTACCGCATGAAGTAG
- a CDS encoding ribonuclease D — MEPATGDGPWLRLPDDLADFAGTAMPLAVDTEFMRERTYWPNLALVQVAWNGRCGLLDPLRHPGLPGLGDLLADPRGTVLMHSASEDLVALQPLLPAPMLGLYDTQVACAFAGLGLGLGYQAAVGQLLGVHLEKQETRSDWLARPLTPRQIEYALDDVRHLAPLHAELDARLAARGYREWLLADCREQARAAFAAEPDPQPQRALRGAWRWPPAAQAQLRRILRWREENARERNLPKRWVIDDETALAAAIEPDHSAARLAARLAAAPAGRRRSLQALLDLVARPPDGEEIDTTEPIPGPLEGEAKVLARRLRDEAETIATSLDLPPGLLCPRRAIDALAAGGGWPGELSGWREQVLRERLEALLTA; from the coding sequence ATGGAACCCGCGACCGGCGACGGCCCCTGGCTGCGCCTGCCCGACGATCTCGCCGACTTCGCCGGCACGGCGATGCCGCTGGCGGTCGACACCGAGTTCATGCGGGAACGCACCTACTGGCCGAACCTGGCCCTGGTGCAGGTTGCCTGGAACGGCCGCTGCGGCCTGCTCGACCCGCTGCGCCATCCCGGCCTGCCCGGCCTGGGCGACCTGCTCGCCGATCCGCGCGGCACCGTGCTGATGCACAGCGCCAGCGAGGACCTGGTCGCCCTGCAACCCCTGCTGCCCGCGCCCATGCTCGGCCTGTACGACACCCAGGTCGCCTGCGCCTTCGCCGGCCTGGGCCTGGGCCTGGGCTACCAGGCCGCCGTCGGGCAGCTGCTGGGCGTCCACCTGGAAAAGCAGGAGACGCGATCGGACTGGCTGGCCCGGCCGCTGACCCCACGGCAGATCGAGTACGCGCTGGACGATGTCCGCCACCTGGCCCCGCTGCATGCCGAGCTGGACGCCCGGCTGGCCGCACGCGGCTACCGCGAATGGCTGCTTGCGGACTGCCGGGAACAGGCCAGGGCGGCGTTCGCGGCAGAACCCGACCCGCAGCCGCAGCGGGCTTTGCGCGGCGCGTGGCGCTGGCCACCAGCGGCCCAGGCGCAGTTGCGCCGCATCCTCAGGTGGCGGGAGGAGAACGCGCGCGAGCGCAACCTGCCCAAGCGCTGGGTGATCGACGATGAGACCGCGCTGGCCGCGGCCATCGAGCCCGATCACAGCGCCGCCCGGCTGGCCGCCCGGCTGGCCGCGGCGCCCGCCGGACGACGGCGAAGCCTGCAGGCGCTGCTCGATCTGGTCGCCCGTCCGCCCGATGGCGAGGAGATCGACACCACCGAACCCATTCCCGGCCCCCTCGAGGGTGAGGCCAAGGTATTGGCGCGCCGGCTGCGCGACGAGGCCGAGACCATCGCCACGTCCCTGGACCTGCCCCCGGGCCTGCTCTGCCCGCGCCGTGCCATCGATGCACTGGCCGCCGGCGGCGGCTGGCCCGGCGAGCTGTCCGGCTGGCGCGAGCAGGTGCTGCGGGAACGGCTGGAAGCCCTGCTGACGGCGTAG